One genomic region from Bacteroidota bacterium encodes:
- a CDS encoding amidohydrolase yields the protein MGTTELLPKFKKKSSELLTKLIEIRRHLHAHPELSFVEYKTAEYISSILTQFGIEHTTGVAKTGIVGVLKGENKSSNTTIALRADIDALPIYETTATPYQSKNEGVMHACGHDVHTTCLLGALLILKEFQSEWSGTIKFIFQPGEEKLPGGASLLIEEGVLENPKPNSIFGQHVFPTMETGKVGFRKGMYMASTDEIYITITGKGGHAAMPHTYTNPILIASKITTTLHELFMDEQTKIEKQIPTVLAFGKIVGNGATNVIPDTVHIEGTFRTMNEAWRKKAHELLTQTTERIAKSGNGSCIVDIKIGYPFLINNEIVTQHAIEAAETYLGKENVEELELRMTAEDFAYYSQIVPACFYRLGTGNKSKGITSNVHTSTFDIDENALEIGTGLMAWLAVKELSAAN from the coding sequence GTGGGCACAACTGAATTACTACCAAAATTTAAAAAAAAATCTTCGGAGCTTTTAACCAAGCTTATCGAAATAAGAAGACACCTACACGCGCATCCCGAACTATCTTTTGTAGAATATAAAACAGCCGAATATATTTCTTCTATCCTAACGCAATTCGGCATTGAACATACAACAGGCGTAGCAAAAACTGGAATTGTAGGTGTTTTGAAAGGAGAAAACAAAAGTAGCAACACGACCATTGCACTTCGTGCCGACATAGATGCACTGCCAATTTACGAAACTACAGCGACACCTTATCAATCTAAAAACGAAGGTGTGATGCACGCCTGCGGACACGATGTACATACCACTTGTTTGCTTGGAGCATTGTTAATTCTTAAAGAATTTCAGTCTGAATGGAGTGGAACTATTAAATTTATTTTTCAACCGGGAGAGGAAAAACTGCCGGGAGGCGCATCATTACTAATAGAAGAAGGTGTATTAGAAAACCCTAAACCGAATAGCATTTTTGGGCAACACGTTTTTCCGACTATGGAAACAGGAAAAGTTGGTTTTAGAAAAGGAATGTATATGGCATCTACCGATGAAATTTACATAACCATAACCGGCAAAGGCGGACACGCTGCCATGCCGCACACCTACACTAATCCGATTCTTATTGCATCTAAAATTACTACTACTCTCCACGAATTATTTATGGACGAGCAAACAAAAATAGAAAAGCAAATTCCTACCGTATTGGCATTTGGAAAAATTGTTGGGAATGGTGCCACCAATGTAATTCCGGATACAGTGCACATAGAAGGCACATTTAGAACCATGAACGAAGCGTGGAGAAAAAAAGCGCATGAGCTACTAACACAAACCACCGAACGTATTGCAAAATCTGGTAACGGTAGTTGCATAGTAGATATTAAAATTGGATACCCTTTTTTAATAAACAACGAAATTGTTACACAACATGCAATTGAAGCAGCAGAAACTTATTTAGGAAAAGAGAATGTAGAAGAACTTGAGCTTCGAATGACAGCAGAAGATTTTGCATACTACTCGCAAATTGTACCAGCGTGTTTTTACCGCCTAGGAACCGGCAATAAATCAAAAGGAATAACTTCAAACGTACACACATCCACATTTGACATTGATGAAAACGCCCTAGAAATTGGGACTGGATTAATGGCGTGGTTAGCTGTAAAAGAGCTTAGTGCTGCAAATTAA
- a CDS encoding sulfite exporter TauE/SafE family protein → MNEYIALLLTGIAAGVLSGLVGVGGGIIIVPALVYFLGFSQHQAQGTTLAMFLLPIGILGAINYYKAGHVDIKTALIVSSTFVIGSYYGSKLAISIDQQAVKRIFGVLTLIISLKMIFGK, encoded by the coding sequence ATGAACGAATACATTGCATTATTACTTACCGGAATTGCAGCAGGTGTTTTAAGTGGATTGGTGGGCGTAGGCGGTGGAATTATTATTGTACCTGCGTTGGTTTATTTTTTAGGGTTTTCACAACACCAGGCACAAGGCACAACACTAGCCATGTTTTTGTTGCCTATTGGAATTTTAGGTGCTATAAACTACTACAAAGCCGGACATGTAGATATTAAAACGGCATTAATCGTATCTAGCACATTTGTTATTGGCAGTTATTACGGCTCTAAACTAGCCATTAGTATTGACCAACAAGCTGTAAAAAGAATATTCGGAGTACTTACGCTTATCATTTCCTTGAAAATGATTTTTGGTAAATAA